A stretch of Vibrio maritimus DNA encodes these proteins:
- a CDS encoding chromosome partitioning protein ParA, which translates to MDKQSENQQVDNEEVVVIEQKDNKARLYIGIAAVLGIATGGLIGASITQNDWQKRYTELETRYQQTLTQTQNHEATLSEQLSMAESESQLKLRKAVEEKVAEHQEQVEELNSQIAQLEQDKTDLANQLSSQKKQLVKEEKKNTQLARKNDIQSSMFEQSQELFKREAELKAEVAKLEQERAQITPNLDRLKKDCDLYLEGTSWDAKSDSCERYDSATASLSQIEQMLKVHNMDLNHIATLKTELGIQ; encoded by the coding sequence GTGGATAAGCAATCAGAAAACCAACAGGTTGATAACGAAGAAGTAGTCGTGATCGAGCAAAAAGATAATAAAGCTCGTCTGTACATAGGGATCGCCGCGGTACTTGGTATTGCAACTGGCGGGCTTATTGGTGCATCGATTACGCAGAATGATTGGCAAAAGCGCTACACCGAGCTTGAAACGCGCTATCAGCAAACCCTAACACAGACTCAAAACCATGAGGCAACGCTTTCAGAGCAGCTATCGATGGCGGAGTCTGAATCTCAGCTTAAGCTTCGAAAAGCTGTAGAAGAGAAGGTGGCTGAACATCAAGAGCAAGTCGAAGAGTTAAACTCACAAATTGCTCAGCTAGAGCAGGACAAAACAGATCTTGCAAACCAACTCTCGAGTCAAAAGAAGCAATTGGTGAAAGAAGAGAAAAAGAATACTCAGCTCGCTCGTAAGAATGATATTCAAAGCTCTATGTTTGAGCAGTCCCAAGAGCTGTTCAAACGTGAAGCTGAATTAAAGGCAGAGGTCGCGAAGCTAGAACAAGAGCGCGCCCAGATTACTCCTAACCTTGATAGACTTAAAAAAGACTGCGACTTATACCTTGAAGGGACGTCTTGGGACGCTAAGTCTGACTCTTGCGAACGATACGACTCTGCAACGGCATCATTAAGTCAAATCGAACAAATGCTTAAGGTTCACAATATGGATCTTAACCATATCGCAACGCTTAAAACAGAGCTTGGTATTCAATAA
- a CDS encoding DNA ligase encodes MSITLNRVSTIIALMAISATANAEGHEYLPKPPSVTNALEYDQDVDLENYYVSEKLDGVRAIWTGKELVTRSGRVLNAPSWFIQALPNISVEGELWAGRGAFSQVQKTVLDKTPSDKQWQGITFMLFDVPGHLGTFEQRYEYLTTYCNSLPYTHIQCVEQKRIATHKELASLLVEVTKYEAEGLMLKARHEIYHPGRNSSLIKVKTVQDTEGVVVGYRPGKGKFSGVMGALLIEIKGGVRLYVGTGFTDEERKQPPEIGKIVTIKHNGWTDNGVPRFARFHRIREQE; translated from the coding sequence GTGTCTATAACACTTAACCGGGTATCGACCATTATTGCGCTCATGGCAATATCCGCCACCGCAAACGCAGAGGGTCATGAATATCTACCGAAGCCGCCAAGTGTGACTAACGCTCTGGAGTACGATCAAGACGTTGATTTAGAAAACTACTACGTCAGTGAGAAGTTAGACGGAGTGCGAGCAATCTGGACGGGAAAAGAGCTGGTAACGCGTTCAGGGCGAGTATTGAACGCGCCCAGCTGGTTTATTCAAGCTTTACCAAACATATCGGTAGAGGGAGAACTTTGGGCTGGGAGAGGGGCCTTTAGTCAAGTTCAAAAGACGGTGCTGGATAAAACACCAAGCGATAAGCAGTGGCAAGGCATTACGTTTATGTTGTTCGATGTGCCGGGTCACTTGGGTACCTTTGAACAGCGTTATGAATATCTCACAACTTACTGTAATTCATTACCATACACACACATCCAATGTGTCGAGCAAAAGCGTATCGCCACACATAAAGAGTTGGCATCGCTCCTTGTGGAGGTCACTAAGTATGAAGCTGAAGGTCTGATGTTAAAGGCGCGGCATGAGATCTACCATCCTGGAAGAAATAGTTCGTTAATAAAAGTCAAAACGGTTCAAGATACCGAAGGCGTTGTTGTCGGATATAGGCCGGGGAAGGGGAAATTTAGTGGCGTAATGGGTGCACTGCTTATTGAGATAAAGGGTGGCGTTCGATTATACGTAGGAACAGGGTTCACCGATGAAGAGAGAAAGCAGCCTCCAGAGATTGGTAAAATCGTTACTATCAAACACAATGGATGGACTGATAATGGCGTGCCGAGGTTTGCCAGATTTCATCGCATTAGAGAGCAAGAGTAG
- a CDS encoding DUF3080 family protein, translating to MKPERDSLSANIMTRASLLFAPVMLAGCFTDSPSAKFVDYQERIANVQESDLLPPPELTLVELPSKRELTKEIPRTTLGLVDSYQLRKCQLFGLIAERNSVLGKVQDQFRNFDYQLKLIDGLERCLTSNQIELELKTSLQDILSVKYQYLPDYFFNLVYTSDAMRSQLNGHDWLVANKGSTALQVRESLTAFNQVAQFITTSDRATIERPPLLTPYQEQLEKSNVIGRLAFSLEASAHWMRTITKQLNTYDDKIICGKNRDTSRFKYLVNVFNNVFVEEVQPYLSYVDSEYQAIAQETQFVSALLSQSDANVYSLHQRHLEFKETSREHVKYWKGLFERCGRSLSSIRNN from the coding sequence ATGAAACCTGAACGCGACTCTCTTTCAGCTAACATTATGACGCGCGCAAGCCTTTTGTTTGCACCGGTTATGCTCGCTGGTTGTTTCACCGATAGCCCATCAGCTAAGTTTGTTGACTATCAAGAGAGAATAGCGAATGTTCAAGAGAGTGACTTACTCCCTCCTCCCGAGTTGACTCTTGTCGAACTCCCATCGAAAAGAGAGCTCACTAAAGAGATACCTAGGACAACGCTTGGGCTTGTTGATAGCTACCAGCTTCGTAAATGTCAGCTGTTCGGACTTATTGCGGAGCGAAACTCCGTATTAGGTAAGGTGCAGGACCAGTTTCGGAATTTTGACTATCAATTAAAGCTCATTGATGGATTAGAACGATGCCTAACCTCGAACCAAATCGAATTAGAGCTCAAAACGAGCTTACAAGATATTTTGAGCGTTAAGTATCAGTACCTGCCGGACTATTTCTTCAACCTCGTTTATACAAGTGATGCTATGCGATCACAACTCAACGGGCATGATTGGTTAGTAGCCAATAAAGGGAGTACGGCGCTCCAAGTGCGCGAGTCTTTAACAGCGTTTAATCAAGTGGCTCAGTTCATTACGACAAGCGACCGGGCAACCATTGAGCGGCCTCCGTTGCTCACACCTTACCAAGAACAATTAGAGAAGAGTAATGTCATCGGTCGTCTCGCCTTTTCGTTAGAAGCGAGCGCACATTGGATGCGCACCATTACCAAACAGCTCAACACATATGATGACAAGATTATTTGTGGTAAGAACAGAGATACATCTCGATTTAAGTACCTTGTTAATGTTTTCAACAATGTGTTTGTCGAAGAAGTACAGCCGTATTTATCCTATGTTGACTCTGAGTATCAAGCTATCGCTCAGGAAACACAGTTCGTTTCCGCCTTGCTCTCTCAAAGCGATGCTAATGTCTATAGCCTTCACCAGCGACACCTTGAATTTAAGGAGACCAGTAGAGAGCACGTTAAATATTGGAAAGGGTTGTTTGAACGCTGCGGGCGCTCTCTGTCATCCATTCGAAATAACTAA
- a CDS encoding VOC family protein produces MSDQVKLDYVEFAAQDLIKTKQFFTDAFGWDFQDYGDEYSAFSNQGLNGGFYKADMCSEASKGGALLVFYSPSIETTYDKVVKSGGVIVREIFDFPGGCRFHFSEPSGNEFAVWSESR; encoded by the coding sequence ATGAGCGATCAAGTAAAACTAGACTATGTAGAGTTTGCAGCCCAAGACCTAATAAAGACAAAGCAGTTTTTCACCGATGCGTTTGGATGGGACTTTCAAGATTATGGCGATGAATACAGCGCGTTTTCTAATCAGGGGCTTAATGGCGGTTTTTACAAAGCAGACATGTGCTCTGAAGCAAGCAAAGGCGGCGCGCTATTGGTCTTTTACAGCCCTTCGATTGAAACAACCTACGATAAGGTCGTAAAGAGCGGCGGTGTGATTGTTAGAGAGATCTTTGACTTTCCAGGTGGGTGCCGCTTCCACTTTAGTGAGCCAAGCGGTAATGAATTCGCCGTTTGGTCGGAGTCTCGATAA
- the purT gene encoding formate-dependent phosphoribosylglycinamide formyltransferase yields MFGTATRENATRVLLLGSGELGKEVAIECQRLGLEVIACDRYADAPAMQVAHRSYVLDMLDGEALEAIIEKEQPAYVVPEIEAIATDKLVELEKKGLNVVPTANATKLTMNREGIRRLAAEELGLNTSPYQFADNYDDFKAAVAHVGVPCVVKPVMSSSGKGQSVIKTEADIESAWTYAQEGGRTGAGRVIVEGFIDFDYEITLLTVRAVDGVHFCAPVGHRQEDGDYRESWQPQVMSENARKAAEYTAEQVVNALGGYGIFGVELFVKGDKVIFNEVSPRPHDTGLVTLISQDMSEFALHVRAFTGLPVNGITQYGPAASAVILGQGTSNNIRFEGIEDAVSLPQTQIRLFGKPDIDGRRRLGVILTKRKSLETAIDEAVECAKKVKVVY; encoded by the coding sequence ATGTTTGGTACTGCTACTCGTGAAAATGCTACGCGTGTATTACTGTTGGGCTCAGGTGAACTTGGTAAAGAAGTTGCCATCGAATGTCAGCGCCTCGGTCTCGAAGTCATTGCTTGTGACCGCTATGCAGATGCCCCTGCGATGCAAGTTGCTCACCGCAGCTATGTACTGGATATGCTCGACGGGGAAGCACTCGAAGCTATCATCGAAAAAGAGCAGCCTGCGTACGTCGTACCAGAAATCGAAGCCATCGCGACTGACAAGCTAGTTGAGCTTGAGAAAAAAGGCCTGAATGTCGTACCAACGGCTAATGCAACCAAGCTGACGATGAACCGAGAAGGTATCCGTCGCCTAGCAGCAGAAGAGCTGGGCCTTAATACATCACCTTACCAGTTCGCTGACAACTATGACGACTTTAAAGCGGCAGTTGCTCACGTTGGCGTACCTTGTGTTGTGAAACCTGTAATGAGTTCTTCTGGCAAGGGTCAAAGTGTCATCAAGACAGAGGCGGACATTGAGTCTGCATGGACTTATGCTCAAGAAGGTGGTCGTACAGGCGCAGGACGCGTCATCGTTGAAGGCTTTATCGACTTCGACTACGAAATCACCTTGCTTACCGTTCGAGCGGTTGATGGCGTTCATTTCTGTGCACCGGTAGGGCATCGTCAAGAAGACGGCGACTACCGCGAGTCATGGCAGCCACAAGTCATGTCTGAGAACGCTCGAAAAGCGGCAGAATACACAGCTGAGCAAGTCGTAAACGCGCTTGGTGGTTACGGTATCTTCGGTGTTGAACTGTTCGTTAAGGGCGATAAAGTTATCTTCAATGAAGTGTCTCCTCGCCCACACGACACGGGCTTGGTCACACTGATTTCTCAAGATATGTCTGAGTTTGCGCTTCACGTACGTGCGTTTACTGGTTTACCGGTAAATGGTATCACTCAATATGGTCCAGCTGCATCAGCAGTTATCTTGGGCCAAGGGACTTCAAACAACATTCGCTTTGAAGGCATTGAAGACGCAGTATCGCTGCCACAAACACAGATTCGTCTGTTTGGTAAGCCAGATATTGATGGTCGACGTCGCCTAGGTGTCATTTTGACAAAACGTAAATCTTTAGAGACCGCTATCGACGAAGCGGTAGAGTGTGCAAAGAAGGTAAAAGTCGTTTACTAA
- the cdd gene encoding cytidine deaminase, with product MTDRFDSALAEIPEQIANFLKPIITASDFDATISKSQFEELLAISGLEDDELRVALLPFAAAYSYAPISEFYVGAIVRGLSGRLYFGANMEIIGAQLGQTVHAEQSAISHAWMKGETGLKDITINYSPCGHCRQFMNELTTADTLVVQLPQRDAMTLQEYLPESFGPKDLGITDALMSPKQHGLSTEETDALILSAVDALNRSHSPYTQNLSGVAIATESGKVYQGAYAENAAFNPSLPPLQVAFMQLLLDGESFESIRLVALAEMASGKISHLADTQATLEAIDPDIPLEYISL from the coding sequence ATGACTGATCGTTTTGATTCTGCGTTGGCCGAAATCCCAGAACAGATTGCAAATTTTCTAAAGCCTATTATTACTGCGTCTGACTTCGACGCTACGATTTCTAAGTCGCAATTTGAAGAGTTATTAGCAATCTCAGGACTCGAAGACGATGAACTTCGTGTTGCCCTACTACCGTTTGCTGCCGCTTATTCCTACGCGCCAATCTCTGAGTTTTATGTCGGTGCCATCGTCCGTGGTTTATCAGGTCGATTATATTTCGGTGCCAACATGGAAATCATCGGCGCGCAATTGGGTCAGACTGTTCACGCTGAACAGTCTGCGATTAGCCACGCCTGGATGAAGGGTGAAACTGGTCTTAAAGACATCACCATTAACTACAGTCCATGTGGTCACTGTCGTCAGTTTATGAATGAACTTACGACAGCAGATACCTTAGTTGTTCAATTGCCTCAACGTGACGCGATGACACTTCAAGAGTATCTACCTGAGTCTTTTGGTCCTAAAGATCTTGGCATTACTGATGCGCTGATGAGCCCAAAACAGCACGGTTTATCGACTGAAGAGACAGACGCATTGATCTTGTCGGCAGTTGATGCCCTCAATAGAAGTCACTCTCCTTACACACAAAACTTAAGTGGCGTTGCTATTGCGACTGAAAGCGGAAAGGTATACCAGGGTGCTTATGCTGAAAACGCGGCGTTCAACCCGAGCCTTCCTCCACTTCAAGTGGCATTTATGCAGCTATTACTTGATGGTGAATCATTCGAATCTATTCGTTTAGTCGCACTTGCTGAGATGGCATCTGGGAAAATTAGCCACCTTGCAGACACTCAAGCAACTCTTGAGGCCATTGATCCAGACATTCCACTCGAGTACATCTCGTTGTAA
- a CDS encoding CidB/LrgB family autolysis modulator → MWLPITVAVFFFARFVAMKVKNPLFNPLLISIAILIPVLVWFDVSFDTYYADNEWISYLLQPAVVALAYPLYEQLPQIRQNWRIIALACGVGSIASMFTASIIAVLLGADMDLIASLLGKSVTTPIAMEVSSHLGGEPSIAAILVLLVGLFGAIMAYPIYNLFGVTHPIAKGLTMGTVSHALGTATSAEKDPRDAAFSSLALVICGVITSILAPSMFAFSIWLTHLIS, encoded by the coding sequence ATGTGGCTTCCTATTACCGTTGCGGTATTTTTCTTCGCCCGCTTCGTTGCAATGAAAGTGAAAAACCCGCTCTTCAACCCGCTACTCATCAGTATCGCGATTTTGATCCCCGTTCTAGTCTGGTTCGACGTATCCTTTGATACCTACTACGCGGACAATGAATGGATCAGTTATTTACTGCAACCTGCCGTCGTTGCATTAGCTTACCCACTTTATGAACAACTTCCACAGATTCGTCAGAACTGGCGAATCATAGCGCTTGCCTGCGGTGTAGGTAGTATTGCCTCAATGTTTACAGCATCAATCATCGCAGTGTTGCTAGGTGCAGATATGGACCTAATTGCGAGTTTACTTGGTAAATCTGTCACCACCCCAATTGCTATGGAAGTCTCCAGTCACTTAGGGGGAGAGCCATCCATTGCGGCTATCCTTGTTCTTCTGGTCGGCTTATTTGGCGCCATAATGGCCTATCCAATTTACAACCTCTTTGGTGTCACCCACCCAATCGCCAAAGGCTTAACAATGGGGACGGTATCGCACGCCCTAGGGACAGCGACAAGTGCGGAAAAAGATCCGCGAGACGCCGCTTTTAGTTCATTGGCATTGGTTATTTGTGGTGTAATCACCTCTATCTTAGCACCGTCAATGTTCGCGTTTTCAATTTGGCTTACCCACCTTATCTCTTAA
- a CDS encoding CidA/LrgA family protein → MLKTVLRYLLSFAVIFISLWLGNAIQSLLDVSIPGSVFGMLILFTALATGAMPVSIVQPGAHVFIRYMILLFVPISVGLMNHFEMLVENALPILASAVGGSFIVLIALSVFLDRFLKKGDK, encoded by the coding sequence ATGCTCAAAACCGTGCTTCGCTATTTACTGTCTTTTGCTGTCATTTTCATTTCTCTGTGGCTAGGCAATGCGATTCAAAGCTTGTTAGATGTTTCCATCCCTGGCAGTGTTTTCGGAATGCTCATTCTATTCACTGCACTTGCTACTGGTGCCATGCCTGTGTCCATCGTGCAGCCAGGTGCTCACGTGTTTATTCGTTATATGATCCTGCTGTTTGTGCCCATCAGCGTGGGATTAATGAACCATTTTGAAATGTTAGTAGAGAATGCCCTACCTATTTTGGCAAGTGCCGTTGGTGGGTCTTTTATCGTATTGATCGCGCTTTCGGTATTTCTCGATCGCTTCTTAAAAAAGGGAGACAAATAA
- the sbcB gene encoding exodeoxyribonuclease I, whose amino-acid sequence MSQHQPTFFFFDYETWGVSPAKDRPCQFAGVRTDADFNIIGEPLVIYCQPPADYLPSPEAALITGITPQLCQEKGLPEPEFIAKIHEQLATPNTTSLGYNSIRFDDEVTRYTCYRNFIDPYAWSWQNGNSRWDLLDVMRACHALRPEGIEWPENEEGFTSFKLEHLSVANGIEHENAHDAMADVIATIELAKKVKAAQPKLFDYFYSMRTKRKLNELVDIVNMTPLMHVSGMLGKECQYTSWVVPIAWHPTNQNAVIVADLAKDPQPLLDLDVEALHKRLYTRHDDLAEGELPVPLKLIHLNKCPILAPAKTLTAENAGVIGIDREQCLKNLALIKQNPEIREKLIGLYSIEREFENDDDVDTQLYSGFFTPADRSAMDIIRDTDPNNLSALDISFSDSRVEPLLFRYRARHFAWTLDETEQQKWANHCREFFESRIEDYMLNMENLVHEHESDEKKLAILKSVYRYVERLVS is encoded by the coding sequence ATGTCCCAACACCAACCCACTTTTTTCTTCTTTGATTACGAGACTTGGGGTGTTAGCCCAGCGAAAGACAGACCTTGTCAATTTGCGGGCGTTAGGACAGATGCTGACTTCAATATCATTGGCGAACCTTTAGTTATTTATTGCCAGCCACCTGCTGATTATCTGCCTTCGCCAGAAGCTGCGCTGATTACCGGAATCACGCCTCAACTTTGTCAGGAAAAAGGGCTTCCAGAGCCTGAATTTATCGCGAAGATCCATGAGCAATTAGCGACGCCAAATACCACAAGCCTCGGCTATAACAGTATTCGCTTCGACGATGAAGTCACTCGATATACCTGCTATCGCAACTTCATCGACCCATATGCATGGAGCTGGCAAAATGGCAATTCACGCTGGGACTTGCTCGATGTAATGAGAGCCTGCCATGCTCTCCGTCCTGAGGGTATTGAGTGGCCTGAAAACGAGGAAGGCTTTACCAGTTTCAAGCTAGAGCACCTTTCTGTCGCGAACGGTATTGAGCACGAAAACGCACACGATGCGATGGCTGACGTCATTGCAACCATTGAGCTTGCTAAAAAAGTTAAAGCAGCACAGCCTAAGTTGTTCGACTACTTCTACTCAATGCGAACCAAACGCAAACTCAATGAGCTGGTAGATATCGTCAATATGACGCCGCTTATGCACGTATCTGGAATGCTCGGTAAAGAGTGCCAATACACTAGCTGGGTCGTACCAATTGCATGGCACCCAACAAACCAAAATGCAGTGATTGTTGCCGATCTCGCCAAAGATCCTCAGCCGTTACTAGATTTAGATGTCGAAGCACTTCACAAAAGGCTCTACACCAGACACGATGATCTAGCAGAAGGTGAACTGCCTGTTCCACTTAAACTTATTCATCTAAACAAATGCCCTATTCTTGCTCCAGCTAAAACGCTAACCGCAGAAAATGCAGGTGTGATCGGTATCGATAGAGAACAATGTTTGAAGAATCTTGCTCTCATCAAGCAGAACCCTGAAATACGAGAAAAGCTAATTGGGTTATATAGCATTGAAAGAGAGTTTGAAAACGATGACGACGTTGATACTCAGCTCTACAGTGGTTTCTTTACACCAGCAGATCGCAGTGCGATGGATATCATTCGAGATACCGATCCAAACAATCTATCGGCATTAGACATTAGTTTTAGTGACTCTCGCGTCGAACCTCTGTTATTTAGATACCGAGCTCGCCATTTCGCGTGGACCCTTGATGAGACTGAGCAGCAGAAGTGGGCAAATCATTGTCGTGAATTTTTCGAAAGTCGTATTGAAGACTACATGCTAAATATGGAAAACTTAGTTCACGAACATGAGTCTGACGAGAAGAAGCTCGCCATACTAAAATCCGTCTACCGCTACGTGGAGCGTCTCGTTTCTTAA
- a CDS encoding ABC transporter substrate-binding protein yields the protein MVRVPFIIACISILWGCGDKEVKSENPEDILVVTGVQPGVGLLHLAKEAKEFDLQKLQVSIHSKPSGKLAIKSVINEDVDADVILTADIAYLAHQHLLPDYRVVATVFDSDNVNGIASLEPFLSIANIENKVLCTQYLSALHFFGQSLVERSGAKNVRFEFVNVSDLNQKLLDGDCDFITTREPLITDLASKRGGTAYVKHFPGTYLQYELVLVHNRIPDEVVTRFLRALIKAESVIEERSEYAQTVLVENLKTDPHQLNKLLNESVLSVSLYQPLVTLFNRELVWLKSHGLYEEAIVNTRDMLRPEPLRDAAPLRQTIIDYEN from the coding sequence GTGGTAAGAGTACCGTTTATCATCGCTTGCATCAGTATTCTTTGGGGATGCGGCGACAAGGAAGTCAAATCAGAAAATCCAGAAGACATACTGGTTGTCACAGGAGTTCAGCCAGGGGTGGGGCTGTTGCATTTAGCGAAAGAAGCAAAGGAGTTTGACCTTCAAAAGTTACAAGTTTCTATTCACTCCAAACCCAGCGGAAAGTTAGCGATAAAATCGGTAATCAATGAAGATGTTGATGCTGATGTTATTCTCACCGCTGATATCGCATATCTTGCTCACCAACATTTGCTGCCAGACTATCGAGTTGTCGCAACGGTGTTTGATTCTGACAATGTAAATGGCATCGCCAGCCTAGAGCCATTTTTAAGCATTGCCAATATCGAAAATAAAGTCCTTTGTACCCAATACCTATCAGCACTGCATTTTTTTGGCCAATCACTTGTCGAACGAAGTGGCGCCAAAAATGTCCGTTTTGAATTTGTGAATGTTTCAGATCTCAACCAAAAACTTCTGGATGGGGATTGCGACTTTATAACTACGCGAGAACCTTTGATCACTGACCTAGCATCAAAGCGAGGTGGAACGGCATATGTGAAGCACTTCCCAGGTACTTATCTTCAATACGAACTTGTGCTGGTACACAATCGCATTCCAGACGAAGTCGTAACAAGGTTTTTACGAGCGTTAATTAAAGCGGAGTCTGTCATAGAGGAGCGTTCAGAATACGCACAGACAGTCCTTGTTGAAAACTTGAAAACCGACCCACATCAGCTCAACAAGCTATTAAACGAGAGTGTTCTGTCGGTTTCTCTATATCAGCCATTAGTGACACTTTTTAATCGCGAGCTTGTTTGGCTCAAATCTCACGGTTTGTATGAAGAAGCCATTGTAAATACAAGGGATATGTTGCGTCCAGAGCCGTTACGCGATGCCGCCCCATTGAGACAGACGATTATAGACTATGAAAATTAG
- a CDS encoding putative bifunctional diguanylate cyclase/phosphodiesterase, translating into MKISIKKILTLFVVIVAVFMVVMFYLSEKQDDVKDAVLKLDEEAFEIGQQASQLNVIVADYNLYRSPNSLSQWSTTLDKIERQSVHLLNVTHLEEKVLAKRLDTDISRIRMQFDLLREATIDTDIQWITINLNTYSQNLITHLHNLSHEARQIASEDLQKLSHYQYIVVVVTAIFSIILLVILYSALIVPLKAVKTELKRIGEDYGHYDNQSFQKSRIQEWDELTHDLEEMYQQLKSTTVSKKALVAEVEMRKEAENSANCQARTDFLTGLPNRRSFFEHFETLLERGSTRAFLLFLDIDNFKSYNDNLGHIAGDAILNKVSLAILEVINAPDKVARLGGDEFAILHFANTGQSAHDFAHALQSKIRMPIDFESTQLRIDCSIGIACFPDDSIELKQLLSCADTAMYFAKRNPVTTSGIQSFTPEIGDESKTNFNLYHQLRKSVEQKDFEVWFQPQIDMTTLSVSGFEALLRWKKADGTYVSPSEFVPMLERTVDIVKVGELVFEKSIEFQKKLVERGMEHYVSVNISAVQLERADFVDYLHALIVNQGLEASKFPLELTETAIFQNKNATLNSLKKLNELGFSLQLDDFGTGNASLDLLKNFPFSIIKIDKLFTQEALNKPETRAVVKAITVLSKDLNFDVIIEGVETAKQQALARQFGIKFAQGYFYAQAMPMDEAIEWRENYQQYSAAL; encoded by the coding sequence ATGAAAATTAGCATCAAGAAAATACTGACTCTATTTGTCGTCATTGTGGCCGTTTTTATGGTGGTCATGTTCTACCTCTCCGAAAAACAAGATGATGTGAAAGATGCGGTACTAAAACTCGATGAGGAAGCATTTGAAATCGGACAGCAGGCCTCGCAATTGAATGTTATTGTTGCTGATTACAACTTATACCGATCACCAAACTCACTTTCCCAGTGGTCTACAACCTTAGACAAGATAGAGCGACAATCGGTGCACTTGCTCAACGTCACTCACTTAGAAGAGAAAGTACTGGCGAAAAGATTGGACACCGATATCAGTCGTATCAGAATGCAGTTCGACTTGTTGCGCGAAGCGACAATTGATACGGATATTCAGTGGATTACCATTAACCTGAATACATACAGTCAAAACTTAATCACTCATCTACATAATCTGAGTCATGAGGCACGACAAATTGCTTCGGAAGACTTACAAAAGCTTTCTCACTACCAATATATCGTTGTCGTTGTAACGGCAATATTCTCAATTATCCTGTTGGTCATTCTATACAGTGCTTTAATTGTTCCACTAAAGGCCGTCAAGACAGAGCTTAAGAGGATTGGCGAGGACTATGGGCATTACGACAATCAATCCTTTCAGAAATCGAGAATACAAGAGTGGGATGAACTGACTCACGACCTAGAGGAAATGTATCAGCAACTAAAATCGACAACAGTAAGTAAAAAAGCATTGGTCGCTGAAGTGGAAATGAGAAAAGAGGCAGAAAACAGTGCTAACTGCCAAGCGCGGACCGACTTTTTGACGGGGCTACCCAATCGACGAAGCTTTTTTGAACATTTCGAAACCTTATTGGAGAGAGGCAGTACGAGAGCATTCCTACTGTTCTTAGACATCGATAACTTCAAATCTTACAACGACAACTTAGGTCATATTGCGGGAGATGCGATTCTCAATAAGGTAAGTCTAGCGATATTAGAAGTCATTAACGCACCAGACAAAGTAGCCAGGCTTGGCGGTGATGAATTCGCTATTTTGCATTTCGCGAACACAGGCCAAAGTGCGCATGATTTCGCTCACGCGCTGCAGTCAAAGATTCGAATGCCAATTGATTTTGAATCAACACAACTGCGTATCGATTGTTCGATAGGTATCGCATGTTTTCCCGATGACAGTATCGAGTTAAAGCAGCTTCTATCCTGCGCTGACACTGCTATGTATTTTGCAAAACGAAACCCTGTTACAACTTCCGGTATTCAGAGCTTTACGCCTGAGATTGGTGATGAAAGTAAAACTAACTTTAATTTGTACCATCAATTAAGAAAATCCGTGGAGCAAAAAGACTTTGAAGTCTGGTTCCAGCCTCAGATTGACATGACCACTTTGTCGGTAAGCGGTTTTGAAGCCTTGCTTCGTTGGAAAAAGGCTGACGGCACTTATGTGAGTCCTAGTGAGTTTGTGCCCATGCTAGAGAGGACCGTAGACATAGTGAAAGTTGGCGAGTTGGTTTTTGAAAAGAGTATAGAGTTTCAGAAAAAGCTGGTCGAGCGTGGTATGGAGCACTATGTTTCAGTGAATATCTCAGCGGTCCAGTTGGAGCGCGCTGATTTTGTTGATTACCTACACGCGCTCATCGTAAATCAAGGTTTGGAAGCGAGTAAGTTTCCACTTGAACTTACCGAAACCGCGATATTTCAAAATAAAAATGCGACGTTGAACTCTCTCAAAAAACTCAATGAGCTTGGCTTTTCGTTACAGCTAGACGATTTTGGTACGGGAAATGCCTCTTTGGATCTGTTGAAGAACTTTCCATTCTCAATCATTAAAATAGACAAATTATTTACGCAAGAAGCACTGAACAAGCCGGAGACTCGAGCAGTCGTAAAAGCCATCACGGTATTATCAAAAGACCTGAACTTCGATGTAATTATTGAAGGTGTTGAGACAGCGAAGCAGCAAGCATTGGCGAGACAGTTCGGGATAAAGTTTGCTCAAGGCTATTTCTATGCGCAGGCCATGCCAATGGATGAGGCGATCGAATGGCGTGAAAATTATCAGCAGTATTCGGCAGCCCTATAA